From the Candidatus Methanoplasma cognatum genome, one window contains:
- the cas12a gene encoding type V CRISPR-associated protein Cas12a/Cpf1, translating to MDSYEQFTKLYPIQKTIRFELKPQGRTKEHFDNSNFLEKDRERDDNYKILKEVIDDYHREFIDECLSNIQLNWDDLKKFSEEYRRSKEKKNNRDSESEQKRMSTTSETRAINKKNLEAEQKRMRGEIVSAFKKDDRFKHLFSEKLFSILLKNQIYEKGTLEEIEAFDCFNKFSGYFKSFHENRKNMYSDEDKETAISYRIINENFPKLLDNFEKYQYVCREYPEQIREAESTLAEAGCYIKMDEIFSIDNFNNVMMQGGKESGISRYNLAIGGIVQGTGEKPKGLNEFLNLAYQNEPNGRKKIRMEPLYKQILSKEESFSYRLEAFTDDSQLLSAIRSFFDIVEKDKNGNIFDRAVNLMSSFSNYDTSKIYIRKAYLNQVSKEIFGYRGKSDSKPAKTADESLNKSGGWEKLGQMLRDYKADSIGDRNLEKTCKKVDKWLDSDEFTLSDILGAISLAGSNETFEAYVSEICVARRNIDKEKEKEKNINVEKISGDTESIQIIKALLDSVQEFFHLLSPFQLHPNTPHDWTFYAEFNDIYDKLSAITPLYNQARNHLTKKNLDTSKIKLNFNNPTLANGWDVNKEYENTAVILIRDGKYYLGIMNPKNKRKIKFDEGSGAGPFYQKMVYKLLPGPYRMLPKVFFAKKNIDYYNPSQEIREGYKAGKHKKGKEFDKGFCHKLIDFFKESIQKNENWKVFDFKFSPTESYDDISEFYQEVEKQGYRMYFVNIPSDTIDRYVEGGDMFLFQIYNKDFAKGAKGNKDMHTLYWNAVFSEENLQKGVMKLSGEAELFYRKKSDIKDPPHREGEILVNRTYIDRTHVSGVMGEQNTVKESRIPVPDEIHKNLFDYYNHGRELTKEEKEYCDKVGSFKAYYGIVKDRRYLENKMYFHVPLTLNFKAIGEKRINKMAIEKFLTDENACIIGIDRGERNLLYYSIIDRNGKIIDQKSLNVIDGFDYHEKLSQRQTEREVARQSWNSIGKIKDLKEGYLAKAVHEISKMAIKYNAIVVLEDLHFGFKKGRLKVEKQIYQKFEEMLINKLNYLVFKDVSDSSDAGGVLNAYQLTAPLESFSKLGKQSGILFYVPAAFTSVIDPTTGFVDLFNSSSITSTQKKKEFLQRFESIVYSARDGGIFAFTFDYRNFSKIATDHRNMWTVYTHGERIRYVRDEKCYKTTDPTKRIKEALSGIEYDDGSDIRDKITQSGDNNLINTVYHSFMDTIKMRNKDGRIDYIISPVKNRNGEFFRSDYKHRDFPVDADANGAYHIALKGELLMRMIGKTYDSNSDKMPKLEHKDWFEFMQTRGDQ from the coding sequence ATGGATAGCTATGAGCAGTTTACCAAGCTGTACCCCATACAGAAAACGATCAGGTTCGAGCTGAAGCCGCAGGGAAGAACGAAGGAACACTTTGACAACTCCAATTTCCTCGAAAAGGACAGGGAAAGAGATGATAATTATAAGATTCTTAAGGAAGTAATTGATGACTATCATAGAGAGTTCATCGATGAATGTCTCTCCAACATCCAACTGAATTGGGACGATCTCAAAAAATTTTCGGAGGAGTATCGTAGAAGTAAAGAGAAAAAGAACAATAGAGATTCGGAGTCAGAACAGAAACGTATGAGTACAACATCAGAAACCCGGGCCATAAATAAGAAAAACCTAGAGGCTGAACAAAAACGTATGAGAGGAGAGATAGTATCGGCGTTTAAGAAAGATGACCGGTTCAAACATCTTTTTAGCGAAAAACTGTTCTCCATACTACTCAAAAATCAGATCTACGAGAAAGGCACCCTTGAAGAAATAGAAGCATTTGATTGTTTCAACAAGTTCTCAGGTTACTTCAAGAGTTTCCATGAAAACAGAAAAAACATGTATTCTGACGAAGACAAAGAAACAGCGATTTCTTACCGCATTATTAATGAGAATTTTCCAAAGCTTTTGGACAACTTTGAAAAATATCAGTATGTGTGCAGAGAATATCCGGAACAAATTCGGGAGGCGGAATCTACGCTGGCAGAGGCAGGATGCTATATCAAGATGGATGAGATATTTTCCATTGATAATTTCAATAATGTTATGATGCAGGGTGGGAAGGAAAGCGGGATAAGCAGATACAATCTGGCCATTGGCGGCATCGTACAAGGTACTGGCGAAAAGCCGAAGGGACTGAATGAGTTTTTGAATTTAGCTTATCAAAACGAACCGAATGGCAGGAAAAAGATTCGTATGGAGCCGCTTTACAAACAGATACTGAGCAAAGAAGAATCTTTCTCCTACAGATTAGAGGCCTTCACTGACGACTCCCAATTGTTGTCGGCGATTCGAAGCTTCTTTGACATCGTTGAAAAGGATAAAAATGGCAACATATTTGACAGGGCAGTGAATCTTATGTCATCATTTTCAAACTATGACACCTCAAAAATCTACATCAGGAAAGCATATCTGAATCAAGTATCTAAGGAAATATTTGGTTACAGGGGGAAATCAGATTCTAAACCCGCAAAGACTGCAGATGAATCTTTGAATAAATCTGGTGGCTGGGAAAAATTGGGACAAATGCTTAGAGATTACAAAGCAGATTCAATTGGTGACAGAAACCTTGAGAAGACATGTAAGAAGGTCGATAAATGGCTCGACTCAGACGAGTTCACACTGTCGGATATATTGGGGGCAATTTCTTTGGCAGGTTCAAATGAGACATTCGAGGCGTATGTTTCAGAGATTTGCGTAGCCAGAAGGAATATTGACAAGGAAAAAGAGAAAGAAAAGAACATTAATGTGGAGAAAATATCAGGCGATACTGAGTCAATCCAAATAATAAAAGCATTACTAGACTCTGTACAGGAGTTTTTCCATCTGCTCAGCCCTTTTCAACTACATCCGAACACTCCACACGATTGGACGTTCTATGCAGAGTTCAATGATATATATGACAAACTGTCTGCAATAACTCCATTGTATAATCAAGCAAGGAATCATCTTACAAAGAAAAATCTTGACACTAGTAAAATAAAACTGAACTTCAATAACCCGACTCTGGCCAATGGCTGGGACGTAAACAAAGAATACGAAAACACTGCGGTAATCCTCATACGCGATGGAAAATACTACTTAGGCATAATGAATCCAAAGAACAAAAGGAAAATAAAGTTTGATGAAGGATCAGGTGCAGGGCCATTCTATCAAAAGATGGTGTACAAATTACTCCCCGGGCCATATAGAATGTTGCCGAAGGTCTTCTTTGCCAAAAAGAACATCGACTACTATAACCCATCACAAGAGATAAGGGAAGGATACAAAGCTGGAAAGCATAAAAAGGGCAAAGAATTTGATAAAGGATTCTGTCACAAGCTGATTGATTTTTTCAAAGAATCGATACAGAAGAACGAGAATTGGAAAGTGTTCGATTTTAAATTCTCTCCTACAGAATCATATGACGACATCAGTGAGTTCTATCAAGAGGTGGAAAAGCAGGGATACAGGATGTACTTTGTGAACATACCCTCAGATACGATTGACAGATACGTGGAAGGAGGCGATATGTTCCTCTTCCAGATATATAACAAAGATTTTGCGAAGGGTGCTAAAGGCAATAAGGACATGCATACATTATACTGGAATGCAGTTTTCTCAGAAGAAAACCTTCAGAAGGGGGTAATGAAACTTAGCGGAGAGGCTGAACTTTTCTATAGAAAAAAGAGTGATATCAAAGACCCCCCACACAGAGAGGGAGAGATATTGGTTAACCGCACATACATCGACAGAACGCACGTATCGGGCGTTATGGGGGAACAAAATACGGTGAAAGAAAGCAGGATACCTGTACCGGATGAGATACACAAAAATCTCTTTGATTATTATAATCATGGCAGAGAACTCACCAAAGAAGAGAAAGAATATTGTGACAAAGTGGGGTCATTCAAAGCGTATTATGGCATCGTCAAAGACCGCAGGTATTTGGAAAATAAAATGTACTTCCATGTTCCCCTTACGCTGAACTTCAAAGCTATCGGAGAGAAGAGAATAAACAAGATGGCCATAGAAAAATTCCTCACAGACGAAAATGCATGCATAATAGGTATAGACCGCGGAGAAAGGAACCTCCTATACTATTCCATCATAGATCGTAATGGTAAAATCATCGATCAGAAAAGTCTCAATGTAATAGATGGATTCGATTACCATGAGAAGCTGAGTCAAAGACAAACAGAAAGGGAAGTAGCGAGACAGAGCTGGAATTCAATAGGAAAAATAAAGGATTTAAAGGAAGGATATCTCGCGAAAGCTGTTCATGAAATATCTAAAATGGCAATAAAATACAATGCCATAGTTGTACTGGAAGATCTCCATTTCGGATTCAAAAAGGGACGTCTCAAAGTGGAGAAGCAGATATATCAGAAGTTTGAGGAAATGCTGATAAACAAGCTGAATTACCTTGTATTCAAGGATGTATCTGACAGTAGCGACGCTGGAGGAGTCCTCAATGCATATCAGTTAACCGCTCCGCTGGAAAGCTTCAGTAAACTCGGGAAGCAATCTGGAATCCTGTTCTATGTTCCCGCAGCGTTCACTTCGGTTATTGATCCAACAACGGGGTTTGTGGACTTGTTCAACTCATCCAGCATAACAAGCACTCAAAAAAAGAAAGAGTTCTTACAGCGGTTCGAATCAATTGTGTATTCTGCCAGGGATGGAGGAATATTCGCTTTCACATTTGACTATCGGAACTTCTCAAAAATAGCAACTGATCACAGGAACATGTGGACAGTGTATACTCATGGCGAACGCATCAGATATGTCAGAGATGAAAAATGTTACAAAACAACTGACCCTACGAAGAGGATTAAGGAAGCTCTATCGGGTATCGAGTATGATGATGGGTCGGATATACGCGATAAGATCACCCAAAGTGGGGATAATAATTTGATAAACACAGTATACCACTCGTTTATGGATACCATAAAGATGAGAAACAAAGATGGGAGAATAGACTACATAATCTCCCCAGTAAAGAACCGCAATGGAGAGTTCTTCAGGTCGGATTACAAACACAGAGATTTTCCAGTGGATGCGGATGCTAACGGCGCTTATCACATCGCACTCAAAGGTGAGCTACTTATGCGCATGATTGGCAAGACGTATGATTCTAACTCGGACAAGATGCCGAAGTTGGAACACAAAGACTGGTTCGAGTTCATGCAGACAAGGGGGGATCAATGA
- the cas4 gene encoding type V CRISPR-associated protein Cas4, translating to MTENTILLSNINDFIFCPVSIYFHNLMEDADRMMSQSTCQINGTHAHKTIEDGRYTSRKDVLQGIEVYCEKYDLMGKIDLFDIKKGLLTERKKKISQLYDGQVFQIYGQYFALKEMGYKVNKIRVHSMDDNKNYDISIPEYDVDMVDKFEETIRDMHAFNPGDYIQTNPCKCSNCIYEPMCGSSCLE from the coding sequence ATGACAGAAAACACAATCCTGCTATCAAACATAAATGACTTTATTTTCTGTCCCGTCTCAATATATTTCCATAATCTTATGGAAGACGCGGACAGAATGATGTCTCAGTCTACATGTCAAATCAATGGAACGCATGCGCATAAAACAATAGAGGATGGGCGATACACATCAAGAAAGGATGTATTGCAGGGGATTGAGGTCTATTGTGAAAAGTATGATCTGATGGGGAAGATAGATCTGTTCGACATAAAGAAGGGATTGCTCACCGAGAGGAAGAAAAAGATATCCCAGCTGTATGACGGGCAGGTATTCCAGATATATGGCCAATATTTTGCGCTGAAAGAGATGGGATATAAGGTCAATAAGATCAGAGTGCATAGTATGGACGACAACAAGAATTATGATATATCTATCCCGGAGTATGATGTGGATATGGTGGACAAGTTCGAGGAAACGATTCGTGACATGCACGCCTTCAACCCGGGTGATTACATCCAGACAAATCCCTGCAAATGTTCTAATTGTATATATGAACCAATGTGCGGGAGCTCATGTCTGGAGTAA
- a CDS encoding nucleotidyltransferase yields the protein MARDFTEKDWIIETMARLLDVKPQIYKKAESVKSGLTNFLKNHNIEVYAQGSYEIGTMVKPCIKDKDGDFDIDLVALFPDKKSAVSAKDIKEKLGKHLKNQNYANNLGKEGKRCWTLHFELPINNIERAVFHIDVLPCVNDPSPHFELGETAVAITNKEGNNSYSWRSSNPRGYAKWFTGINSKYKEYREKDRVRIQKENPDLFKSHSDVSDAYTRTPMQMVIQILKRHRDMMFIGTEGEDNKPRSILITTLVAKIIEENNKVVNSTYDLLNFILDGLVFYSGLDSKNYDQDSAEYRGKKLIQKKNGKWCIKNPADPLENLAEKWNEHPQMATEFFRWVKKARSDLIDILDGTPEEINKEIEKSMGKDVADELFNKMNSGKSPTPKPLTVNDKTPKPYLE from the coding sequence ATGGCAAGAGATTTTACTGAGAAAGACTGGATTATCGAAACTATGGCTAGATTATTGGATGTTAAACCACAAATATATAAAAAAGCAGAAAGCGTAAAAAGTGGTCTCACTAACTTCCTAAAAAATCATAATATAGAGGTGTACGCACAGGGGTCTTATGAAATCGGTACGATGGTAAAACCATGCATCAAAGATAAAGACGGAGATTTTGATATCGATTTGGTCGCACTATTCCCGGATAAAAAGTCAGCTGTTTCTGCCAAGGATATAAAAGAAAAATTAGGAAAACATCTAAAAAATCAAAACTACGCAAATAACCTTGGCAAAGAGGGAAAAAGATGTTGGACCTTGCACTTTGAGTTACCAATCAACAATATAGAAAGGGCAGTTTTCCACATTGATGTGTTACCCTGTGTCAATGATCCATCGCCGCACTTTGAATTGGGTGAAACCGCCGTCGCAATAACAAACAAAGAGGGGAATAATAGTTATTCTTGGAGGTCCAGCAATCCAAGGGGATATGCAAAATGGTTTACGGGCATCAACTCGAAATACAAAGAATATCGCGAAAAAGACAGAGTAAGAATTCAAAAAGAAAACCCTGATTTGTTCAAATCTCATTCGGATGTCAGCGACGCTTATACGAGAACACCGATGCAAATGGTAATACAGATACTGAAGCGCCATAGAGATATGATGTTTATCGGCACAGAAGGCGAAGATAATAAGCCGAGGTCGATATTGATCACAACGCTTGTTGCAAAGATTATCGAAGAAAACAACAAAGTTGTCAACAGCACGTATGACTTGCTAAATTTCATACTTGATGGTTTGGTCTTCTATTCGGGTCTTGATTCCAAAAACTATGATCAGGATTCAGCAGAGTACAGGGGAAAAAAATTGATTCAGAAGAAAAATGGGAAATGGTGTATAAAAAATCCCGCCGATCCCCTTGAGAATCTGGCAGAAAAGTGGAACGAACATCCTCAAATGGCAACCGAATTCTTCAGATGGGTCAAAAAGGCAAGAAGTGATCTTATCGATATACTAGACGGCACACCCGAAGAAATCAATAAGGAAATCGAAAAATCAATGGGAAAGGATGTTGCAGACGAACTCTTTAACAAGATGAATTCAGGTAAATCTCCGACTCCAAAACCACTTACCGTCAATGACAAGACCCCGAAACCATATTTGGAGTGA
- a CDS encoding DUF6293 family protein, whose amino-acid sequence MNSGRRERIVVSCVTFETVKITDPIKFYDATKVHLIHYVRDPSSDNGKVYIDFCERVCELMCENATAPIEIIRHMENVNDFTTMLRTILCIIEEENRKNEPSDIFVNISAGTSEYAAAAAIASMMMPGAIPFSVSTIDYWVKDIKGTFYDENDKPVGLTESVRNPKCLPKYSMPIPDRNVVLGLRILNEMNKKKLSTKGPDVIRALKESNLWRRGEGEIIFDHHGKIKTTRSDSVYYYRDFIDKWVSSGWVYRDEFRKRYFLTDEGRIVLDTFYCELE is encoded by the coding sequence ATGAATTCGGGACGGAGAGAAAGAATAGTGGTCTCATGTGTGACTTTCGAGACTGTGAAGATTACGGATCCTATAAAGTTCTACGATGCCACGAAAGTCCACCTCATACATTATGTAAGAGACCCATCGAGCGATAACGGCAAGGTATACATCGACTTCTGTGAACGCGTCTGTGAGCTGATGTGTGAAAATGCGACCGCTCCAATAGAGATAATCAGACACATGGAAAATGTGAACGATTTCACAACCATGCTGAGAACGATTCTATGTATCATCGAAGAAGAAAATCGGAAGAATGAACCTTCTGATATATTCGTCAACATATCTGCCGGCACATCGGAATATGCTGCAGCGGCGGCCATCGCATCTATGATGATGCCTGGGGCGATACCTTTCTCCGTCAGCACCATTGACTATTGGGTAAAGGACATCAAAGGAACATTCTACGATGAAAATGATAAGCCAGTCGGCCTCACAGAATCTGTTCGGAATCCAAAATGCCTCCCTAAATACTCAATGCCCATCCCAGACAGGAATGTTGTTCTAGGACTCAGGATATTGAACGAAATGAATAAAAAGAAACTCTCGACAAAGGGCCCCGATGTCATAAGGGCTCTTAAAGAATCCAACCTTTGGCGCAGAGGGGAGGGAGAGATCATCTTCGACCACCACGGTAAGATCAAAACCACCAGATCAGACTCTGTGTATTACTACAGAGATTTCATTGACAAATGGGTCTCCAGCGGATGGGTATATCGAGATGAATTCAGGAAAAGATATTTCTTAACCGATGAAGGGAGGATCGTGCTGGATACATTCTATTGTGAACTGGAATGA
- a CDS encoding UvrD-helicase domain-containing protein, translated as MLTSTDNGYAEEMRKPLKEFFERRGRLLETDDYITSKQKREMKTDYARLFLYLSDILNSKGRKAVPDLLKDENTGGFLRAYDSLDKDVDEHNERYVEKELQNNSEYFDTMLSELDPGIRLDEEQRTAIVTDDSCCLLVAGAGSGKTTTMAAKIKYLVDKKSVDPQDIVVFSFTNKATNELRERVNNRLGIPADISTFHSFGLEVVGMAAESRPNLLYNPYQVISRILGELIYYDNELLKKVVLFLGYYFDLPDGVFEFGSLEQYHAARRRNDYESLKSELGEYISNIQESLSKKKKSLNGEFLRSAEEVQIANFLFLNGIDYEYEKPYPYPLPGSFKRYTPDFIIRQGGKETYLEHFGINEEGQNIRFTEGDLKKYRKSIKDKRTHHRRHGTRLIETYSACGGGRSVIIQLEELLVANDFVLKPKSPEEIYEKIAKLEKEKYIQNFTEFTAKFIELYKVSGYGPEQFAAFNEKAPNPRIEIFLDIAEKVYGKYQDILYAKNEIDFADMINGAKRRLEDLRSAGMTLPYKYIIIDEFQDIARQRFDLLRSLLNVTDAKIIAVGDDWQSVYSFAGSDVTLFTKFVELIGGGTEMQITRTYRNSQELIDMAGRFVQLNPAQIRKRLISNKSLPDPLQIRMFDDSSWVMTPLAQEITKIIGEIIEEYGEDSSILVLGRYNFDKYKLTRTGLFSDDSGNLLCKEHPSAKVEYLTVHRSKGLGYDNVIIMNMYEGKYGFPCQVEKDPIMRLVTREDDSVEFAEERRLMYVAMTRTKNKVFILAPANNPSRFLIELAKQHDLPNGDKLPKEMASGKRKKCPRCGYPLKYEDNKTYGLGLYMCTNEPEVCGFMTNSRRYHFDLKKCPRCNDGYLIVITKDNNAFYGCTTYGTEKSCTFTLPILEGGRCVLDESRIKPF; from the coding sequence TTGTTGACAAGCACAGATAACGGATACGCCGAAGAAATGAGGAAACCCCTGAAAGAATTCTTCGAACGGAGAGGCCGCCTTTTGGAAACCGACGACTACATCACGTCGAAACAGAAGCGCGAGATGAAAACGGACTACGCCCGACTTTTCCTATATCTCAGCGATATACTCAACTCAAAGGGCAGGAAAGCCGTACCGGACCTGCTGAAGGATGAGAACACAGGGGGCTTCCTGAGGGCCTACGACTCCTTGGACAAAGATGTGGACGAACACAACGAGAGGTATGTGGAGAAAGAACTGCAGAACAATTCGGAATACTTTGACACGATGCTAAGCGAGCTCGATCCTGGCATCCGTCTGGATGAAGAGCAGAGGACTGCCATCGTGACCGATGACAGTTGTTGCCTGCTTGTCGCTGGCGCTGGCTCCGGCAAGACCACTACTATGGCCGCTAAGATCAAGTACCTGGTGGACAAGAAGAGCGTCGACCCACAGGACATCGTGGTCTTCTCGTTCACAAACAAAGCCACCAATGAGCTCCGTGAAAGAGTCAACAACAGGCTGGGGATACCTGCGGACATCAGCACGTTCCACTCGTTCGGGTTAGAAGTCGTAGGAATGGCCGCCGAAAGCCGACCGAACCTACTGTACAACCCTTACCAGGTCATATCCCGAATACTCGGAGAGTTGATCTACTATGACAACGAGCTCCTGAAAAAGGTGGTCCTTTTCCTGGGGTATTACTTCGACCTGCCCGACGGCGTCTTTGAGTTTGGGTCGCTGGAACAGTACCATGCCGCCCGCCGCCGGAACGACTATGAGTCGCTGAAGAGCGAGCTCGGGGAATACATATCGAACATCCAGGAAAGCCTGTCAAAGAAGAAGAAATCGCTCAACGGGGAGTTCCTGAGGTCAGCGGAGGAAGTACAGATTGCGAACTTCCTTTTCCTGAACGGCATTGACTACGAATACGAAAAGCCTTATCCTTACCCCTTGCCTGGCTCGTTCAAGAGATATACCCCTGACTTCATCATAAGACAGGGTGGGAAAGAGACATACCTGGAACATTTCGGAATCAATGAAGAAGGGCAGAACATAAGGTTCACCGAAGGCGACCTTAAGAAGTACCGGAAAAGCATCAAAGACAAAAGGACGCACCACAGGAGACACGGCACAAGGCTTATAGAGACATATTCCGCATGCGGCGGGGGCAGATCCGTGATCATTCAGCTCGAAGAACTGCTCGTGGCTAATGATTTCGTGCTGAAGCCAAAGAGCCCTGAAGAGATATATGAGAAAATCGCCAAGCTTGAAAAAGAGAAGTACATCCAAAACTTCACCGAGTTCACAGCGAAGTTCATAGAACTGTACAAGGTCTCCGGGTACGGCCCGGAACAATTCGCCGCTTTCAATGAGAAGGCCCCCAACCCCCGGATCGAGATCTTCCTGGATATAGCCGAGAAGGTCTATGGTAAATACCAGGATATCCTGTATGCAAAAAATGAAATCGACTTTGCAGACATGATCAACGGTGCGAAGAGACGCTTGGAGGATTTGAGGTCCGCTGGTATGACGCTTCCCTATAAGTACATAATAATAGATGAGTTCCAGGATATAGCAAGACAGAGGTTCGATCTTCTGAGGAGTCTCCTTAACGTCACTGATGCCAAAATCATCGCCGTTGGTGACGATTGGCAGTCCGTGTACTCGTTCGCGGGTTCTGACGTAACACTATTCACCAAGTTCGTGGAGCTGATTGGCGGGGGTACAGAGATGCAGATCACCAGGACCTACCGCAACTCGCAGGAGTTAATCGACATGGCAGGGAGGTTCGTCCAGCTCAACCCAGCTCAGATAAGGAAGCGGCTGATCTCAAACAAGTCCCTCCCAGACCCATTGCAAATCCGCATGTTCGACGACAGCTCCTGGGTGATGACACCGCTGGCGCAGGAGATTACAAAGATCATCGGAGAAATCATAGAAGAATACGGGGAGGACTCCTCCATCCTGGTACTCGGCCGTTACAACTTTGACAAATACAAGCTTACAAGGACTGGCCTTTTCAGCGATGATTCAGGGAATCTTCTCTGCAAAGAGCACCCAAGCGCCAAAGTAGAATACCTAACTGTACACCGTTCGAAAGGACTCGGTTACGACAACGTAATCATAATGAACATGTACGAAGGAAAGTACGGGTTCCCCTGCCAGGTTGAGAAAGACCCAATAATGCGGCTTGTCACGAGAGAGGACGACAGTGTGGAGTTCGCCGAGGAGAGACGGCTGATGTACGTAGCGATGACTAGGACAAAGAACAAAGTGTTCATCCTGGCTCCCGCCAACAATCCTTCCAGATTCCTCATAGAACTGGCTAAACAGCATGACCTTCCAAACGGAGACAAGCTACCCAAGGAGATGGCTTCGGGAAAGAGGAAGAAATGCCCCAGGTGCGGCTACCCTCTCAAGTACGAGGACAATAAGACGTACGGACTCGGCCTGTATATGTGCACGAACGAGCCAGAGGTATGCGGTTTCATGACGAACAGCCGAAGATATCATTTCGACCTGAAGAAGTGCCCCAGGTGCAACGATGGGTACCTTATCGTCATAACTAAGGACAACAACGCGTTTTACGGTTGCACCACGTACGGCACCGAGAAGAGCTGTACCTTCACGCTACCTATTTTAGAAGGAGGGCGGTGCGTTCTTGATGAAAGCAGAATAAAGCCTTTTTGA
- a CDS encoding SAVED domain-containing protein, giving the protein MEGSVKIVVQERKTIPDAVKIHIFVCSGGRCTICNIDTLKDFRTGKTKKIGEFAHMVAFSDLGERANPLLTEEERNSTDNLMLLCPNCHSTIDKKIEEEEYSVDWLKRKKRMHEEKVEKMLDSLDTAYCRFIKYLSPIGERGFTLSDSVIMRVAYENQLYSRHNIINLCENGNEESIEESLKKIDRDFKNRVQTLIDNNDSEPICLFAVAPQPLLIYLGSKFHDLMEVKIFTRLHNAQWVLDDKEKEPISFSVDFPEQINRDNEVLLILECTNVVTKERVENTFGKNVDIWRISSECKGIDRIGNQNEISKFESLCAEVIDMIGNAYGRDKEINLLPVVCNSLAIAFGRAIMPKAQTIIRIYDSTIVSGEMTDAYSFTLYNGRWKVDS; this is encoded by the coding sequence GTGGAAGGAAGCGTGAAAATCGTGGTGCAAGAACGTAAGACTATTCCGGACGCAGTAAAAATACACATCTTTGTATGTTCTGGCGGAAGATGTACAATTTGCAATATCGACACTTTAAAAGATTTCCGAACAGGAAAAACAAAGAAAATCGGAGAGTTTGCACATATGGTAGCATTTAGTGATTTAGGTGAACGTGCAAATCCTCTTTTAACCGAGGAGGAGAGAAATTCAACCGATAATCTGATGCTCCTTTGTCCAAACTGCCATAGTACGATCGATAAAAAAATAGAAGAAGAAGAGTACAGTGTCGACTGGTTGAAAAGGAAAAAAAGAATGCATGAAGAAAAAGTTGAAAAAATGCTTGATTCTTTAGATACAGCATATTGTCGTTTTATTAAATATTTAAGCCCTATTGGAGAAAGAGGCTTCACTTTATCGGACAGTGTAATAATGCGCGTTGCGTACGAAAACCAGCTGTATTCAAGACATAATATAATAAATCTGTGCGAAAATGGTAATGAAGAAAGCATCGAAGAGTCTCTGAAAAAGATTGATCGCGATTTCAAAAATCGCGTTCAGACACTTATTGATAATAATGATTCAGAGCCCATTTGTTTGTTTGCAGTCGCCCCTCAGCCTTTATTGATTTATCTGGGCAGTAAATTCCATGACCTTATGGAAGTAAAGATATTTACTCGGTTACACAACGCCCAATGGGTTCTCGATGATAAAGAAAAGGAACCAATCTCATTTTCAGTTGACTTTCCTGAACAAATAAATCGCGATAACGAAGTCCTATTGATTTTAGAGTGTACCAATGTAGTGACAAAAGAAAGAGTGGAAAACACATTTGGAAAAAATGTGGATATATGGAGGATATCTTCAGAATGTAAAGGCATTGACAGGATTGGGAATCAGAACGAAATCTCAAAATTTGAGTCATTGTGCGCCGAAGTCATCGACATGATAGGTAATGCATATGGGCGCGACAAAGAGATCAACCTGCTACCTGTAGTGTGTAACTCCCTTGCAATAGCATTTGGAAGAGCAATCATGCCTAAAGCACAAACCATAATCCGAATATATGACTCAACTATTGTTTCAGGTGAGATGACCGATGCATACTCATTCACACTCTACAATGGAAGATGGAAGGTCGATTCGTAG